The Arachis hypogaea cultivar Tifrunner chromosome 16, arahy.Tifrunner.gnm2.J5K5, whole genome shotgun sequence genome contains a region encoding:
- the LOC112755044 gene encoding glycerophosphodiester phosphodiesterase GDPD1, chloroplastic, with protein sequence MALKAVHVSDVPSLDHVTENASLTAYATRFSNVEMNRSELKMPKFVVVGHRGHGMNQLQSSDRRMRAIKENSIMSFNAAAAFPLDFIEFDVQVTKDDYPVIFHDDFIFSEENGNVFQTRMTDLTLSEFLSYGPQREAGKEGKKLLRKTKEGNILKWDVEKDDPLCTLEEAFVNVEPSIGFNVELKFDDHIVYQQDHLVHVLQAVLKIVFEYAKDRPIIFSTFQPDAAILVRKLQSTYPVFFLTNGGCEIYEDVRRNSLEEALKLCLENDLQGIVSEIKGVFRNPGVVSKIKESSLCLLTYGKLNNVPEAVYMQHLMGIDGVIVDLVKEITEAVANMIKPVSNNAVGGEEGLAEIEGMGKLQVKSNPKFSQEEMSFLFKLIPQLLQI encoded by the exons ATGGCTCTCAAGGCCGTTCACGTCTCCGACGTCCCTTCCCTCGATCACGTCACAGAGAATGCCTCTTTGACCGCCTACGCCACCCGCTTCTCCAACG TGGAGATGAATCGGAGTGAGTTGAAGATGCCGAAGTTTGTGGTGGTAGGGCACAGGGGACACGGCATGAACCAGTTGCAGTCGTCGGATCGGAGAATGAGAGCCATCAAGGAGAACTCAATCATGTCCTTCAACGCCGCTGCTGCTTTCCCTCTCGATTTCATCGAATTCGACGTTCAG GTGACAAAAGATGACTACCCGGTCATTTTCCACGACGACTTCATCTTCTCCGAAGAGAAC GGTAATGTGTTTCAGACGAGAATGACGGATCTAACCCTCTCTGAGTTCCTTTCGTACGGTCCTCAGAGAGAGGCTGGAAAGGAAGGGAAAAAGTTGCTGAGGAAAACAAAGGAGGGTAATATACTCAAGTGGGACGTTGAAAAGGATGACCCACTCTGCACTCTCGAGGAAGCTTTTGTCAACGTTGAACCCTCTATAGGTTTCAACGTTGAGCTTAAGTTCGATGACCACATTGTTTACCAGCAAGATCATCTTGTCCATGTTCTTCAGGCTGTCTTGAAG ATTGTGTTTGAATATGCCAAGGACAGGCCTATCATATTCTCTACTTTTCAGCCAGATGCTGCAATACTTGTTCGTAAATTGCAAAGCACCTACCCT GTATTCTTCTTGACTAACGGAGGATGTGAAATCTATGAGGATGTGAGAAGGAATTCTTTAGAGGAGGCCCTGAAGCTCTGCTTGGAGAATGATTTGCAAGGAATTGTCTCTGAGATCAAAGGAGTTTTCAGGAACCCCGGAGTTGTAAGCAAGATCAAGGAGTCCTCGCTTTGCCTTCTTACTTACGGAAAACTAAA CAATGTTCCTGAGGCAGTGTACATGCAACATCTTATGGGAATTGATGGGGTGATTGTTGATCTGGTGAAAGAAATAACAGAGGCCGTTGCGAATATGATAAAGCCAGTGAGCAACAATGCGGTGGGTGGCGAAGAGGGCTTGGCTGAAATAGAAGGGATGGGGAAGTTGCAGGTGAAGTCAAATCCTAAATTCTCGCAGGAGGAAATGTCTTTTCTCTTCAAGCTGATTCCACAGTTGTTGCAGATTTGA